One Leptospira wolbachii serovar Codice str. CDC genomic region harbors:
- the pyk gene encoding pyruvate kinase yields MPVDEKIPNKRTKIICTIGPASANRETILSLIYSGMDLARMNFSHSTHEYHKEIFELLRECEQESGKSIGILADLQGPKIRTGKLGTGPLELKTGDQIAINNKSDFLGTAEEIGCTYQYILNDIDVGHKLLIDDGKLSFVVKSKTKEKAVLETVIGGTLKDNKGINLPGTPISAPALSEKDIEDLQFALSLGVDYIALSFVRRASDLEMARQFMKDSYAGLIAKIERPEAIQNIEEIIDNCDGIMIARGDLGVELDTQYVPIIQKEMITKLNQQGKPVITATQMLETMIDNPRPTRAEASDVANAVMDGTDAVMLSGETASGKYPIETVRTMTSIIQAAEESEIYLSHLRHMDRSEFEVERTALGSAAESISRSINAKAIINFTRSGYSSLLSSEFRPLKPIYSFTPFLGTARKMQLYWGVEAYVMPMMDKFPDMIAFMSKTLKSEGKLKSGDTVVILSGAPGSVAQTVDFIQIHKIK; encoded by the coding sequence ATGCCGGTAGATGAAAAAATCCCCAACAAACGCACAAAAATTATCTGTACCATTGGTCCCGCCTCTGCTAACCGTGAAACTATCTTAAGTCTCATCTATTCGGGAATGGATTTGGCCCGGATGAATTTCTCTCATTCTACCCATGAATACCATAAAGAAATTTTTGAGTTATTAAGGGAATGTGAACAGGAATCCGGCAAGTCCATTGGAATCCTCGCTGACTTACAAGGTCCTAAAATTAGAACAGGAAAATTAGGAACGGGGCCCTTAGAATTAAAAACGGGTGATCAAATTGCAATCAATAACAAATCCGACTTCCTAGGAACAGCAGAAGAAATTGGCTGCACCTACCAATACATCTTAAATGATATAGATGTAGGACACAAACTCCTGATTGACGACGGTAAACTCTCTTTTGTCGTAAAATCCAAAACAAAAGAAAAAGCAGTTTTAGAAACCGTCATCGGAGGGACCTTAAAAGACAACAAAGGAATCAATCTTCCAGGCACTCCAATTTCAGCACCAGCTCTTTCGGAAAAAGACATTGAAGATTTACAATTTGCATTGTCATTAGGTGTAGATTATATCGCACTATCATTTGTTAGACGAGCGAGTGACCTAGAAATGGCACGTCAGTTTATGAAAGATAGTTACGCTGGCCTCATTGCAAAAATTGAAAGACCTGAAGCAATCCAAAATATTGAAGAGATCATTGACAATTGTGATGGAATCATGATTGCCCGTGGTGACTTAGGTGTGGAATTAGACACTCAGTATGTTCCTATTATCCAAAAAGAGATGATTACAAAGCTGAACCAACAAGGAAAACCAGTTATCACCGCCACACAGATGTTAGAGACTATGATCGACAATCCGCGTCCCACACGTGCGGAAGCAAGTGATGTTGCCAATGCTGTCATGGACGGAACCGATGCGGTAATGTTATCTGGAGAAACTGCCTCTGGAAAATATCCGATCGAAACTGTTCGGACCATGACAAGTATCATCCAGGCTGCTGAAGAATCTGAAATTTATTTGTCTCACCTAAGACATATGGATCGTTCCGAATTTGAAGTAGAACGAACAGCTCTTGGTAGCGCAGCAGAATCCATCTCCAGATCCATCAACGCAAAAGCCATCATCAACTTTACAAGATCTGGGTATTCCTCCCTTCTCTCCTCTGAGTTTCGTCCCTTAAAACCAATCTATTCTTTCACACCGTTCCTTGGTACAGCAAGGAAGATGCAATTGTATTGGGGTGTGGAAGCCTATGTGATGCCAATGATGGATAAGTTTCCTGATATGATTGCCTTTATGAGTAAAACTTTAAAGTCAGAAGGAAAATTAAAATCGGGAGATACAGTAGTGATTTTGTCTGGTGCACCAGGATCTGTGGCACAAACTGTGGACTTCATTCAAATCCATAAGATTAAGTAA
- a CDS encoding glycosyltransferase family 39 protein, producing the protein MKTAFLYLPYLFLLGCQFFPTKPWFLPGERIVYITFSIFFILLQSIIIYGKKTNNRLLVGWERYSPPNWILASLFFVFLVLFPIRNMDWGDGLLLLETNLLETKLFGFQFTLDEILETVLHSLVSNLLSGFGFSEDPRVAYTFLSQLAGIGMLSGFLWTAKKNQKSNRASILVLLSSGGILLTFGYAENYTLVTVCHLLLYIFVIRFVQNPKDNDLLLYGATALVAVSMLFHLVSGYLVILLGYLWFIHSPKDKKFKHLIVSTIIGFSILLPWFLYFLYFHDPAIDRNSTHLIHPPFYPKNRLVSLNHIKEILAVLYWNTAIATLFLFYQFFFFKKEWQVFVQRPETKTIFVACFAFFLHGFFHNPQLGFPADWDLMGFYWLPITVLAHQFWIQSKEISLEWIPPFLFGTMIVIFSAITLNKENSNKEILWEVTKSTIQSYVIENKSYIDNLPKEDKKFFAKGDFLFYKGEMITNKLCDFPAKNEIIRKMNLHRREWKQGFATGSFRSKEVLGQFLTEATKTNVEYIKSLEVNKICHPKL; encoded by the coding sequence ATGAAAACAGCATTTTTATACCTACCCTACCTCTTCCTTTTGGGTTGCCAATTTTTCCCCACAAAACCTTGGTTCCTTCCTGGAGAAAGAATTGTTTATATAACCTTTTCTATCTTTTTTATCCTACTCCAATCCATCATCATTTACGGAAAAAAAACTAACAATCGTTTATTGGTAGGATGGGAGAGATACTCCCCACCTAACTGGATACTCGCATCACTTTTTTTTGTTTTTTTGGTGTTATTTCCCATTCGAAATATGGATTGGGGAGACGGACTTTTGCTGCTCGAAACCAATCTTCTGGAAACAAAACTTTTTGGTTTCCAATTCACCTTGGATGAAATTCTAGAAACTGTTCTACATAGTCTGGTCTCTAACCTACTTTCTGGTTTTGGTTTTTCGGAAGACCCAAGAGTTGCTTACACATTTCTATCTCAACTCGCTGGGATCGGAATGCTTTCTGGTTTTTTATGGACAGCGAAAAAAAATCAAAAATCTAATAGAGCATCCATTCTCGTCTTACTTTCTTCAGGTGGAATTTTACTCACCTTTGGTTATGCCGAAAACTACACACTCGTCACTGTGTGCCATCTTCTATTATATATTTTTGTTATTCGATTTGTGCAAAACCCAAAGGACAATGATCTCTTATTGTATGGAGCGACTGCACTTGTAGCTGTCTCTATGTTATTCCATTTGGTTTCTGGATATTTAGTAATCCTATTGGGTTATTTATGGTTTATACATTCACCAAAAGATAAAAAGTTCAAACACCTAATCGTTTCTACTATTATCGGTTTTAGCATTCTACTTCCTTGGTTTCTTTATTTTCTTTATTTCCATGACCCAGCGATTGATAGAAACAGTACCCACTTAATCCACCCTCCCTTTTATCCAAAAAACCGATTGGTATCACTCAATCATATAAAAGAAATCCTCGCAGTTTTGTATTGGAATACAGCCATTGCCACTTTGTTTTTATTCTATCAGTTTTTCTTTTTCAAAAAAGAATGGCAGGTCTTTGTCCAAAGGCCAGAAACAAAAACAATTTTTGTAGCTTGTTTTGCATTTTTTCTCCATGGATTTTTTCACAATCCCCAGTTAGGTTTCCCTGCAGACTGGGATCTCATGGGATTCTATTGGTTACCCATCACCGTTTTGGCCCATCAATTCTGGATCCAATCTAAAGAGATCTCTCTCGAATGGATTCCACCTTTTTTATTTGGAACAATGATTGTTATTTTTTCAGCGATCACTTTAAACAAAGAAAATTCCAACAAAGAAATTCTTTGGGAAGTTACAAAATCGACAATTCAAAGTTATGTTATAGAAAATAAATCATACATAGATAATTTACCAAAAGAAGATAAAAAGTTCTTTGCTAAAGGCGATTTTCTTTTTTACAAAGGAGAAATGATCACAAACAAACTTTGTGACTTTCCTGCAAAAAATGAAATCATTCGAAAAATGAACTTACACAGAAGGGAATGGAAACAGGGATTTGCAACAGGCAGTTTCAGGTCCAAAGAAGTGCTCGGTCAATTTTTGACCGAGGCCACAAAAACCAATGTGGAATATATCAAATCTCTAGAAGTAAATAAGATATGTCATCCGAAGCTTTAG
- a CDS encoding histone deacetylase family protein yields MASNALALIYHSSYNLELPGHVFPAHKYSHLYNRVKRDPVYASWDILLPKKAEDADLELVHTKEYLDDLFSYEHTSRTMYSELPLNRSIVESFMYGVGGTIMAAELSKKFQFAFNMGGGYHHSFPDKAEGFCYLNDVAIAIRKQKEENPNINALIIDLDLHQGNGNSYIFQYDDKVFTFSMHQGNLYPKKEVSNLDVNLEPNTKDDEYLTTLETSLNQIRKDFDSNIIYYVAGADPYEDDSLGELKVSMKGLKERDLMVRKFAESLGVPCVVTLAGGYARDFRDTVEIHFNTITAFGEK; encoded by the coding sequence ATGGCATCTAATGCACTCGCTCTCATCTACCATTCTTCCTACAATCTCGAATTACCGGGACATGTATTCCCTGCTCATAAGTATTCTCACCTTTACAATCGTGTAAAAAGAGATCCTGTTTATGCGTCCTGGGACATTTTGCTACCTAAAAAAGCAGAAGACGCAGATTTAGAACTCGTTCACACAAAAGAATACTTGGATGATTTGTTTAGTTATGAACATACTTCGCGAACCATGTATTCTGAACTTCCGCTTAATCGAAGTATTGTGGAAAGTTTTATGTATGGTGTTGGTGGAACGATTATGGCAGCAGAACTTTCTAAAAAGTTTCAATTTGCCTTTAATATGGGCGGCGGATACCACCATAGTTTCCCTGACAAAGCAGAAGGTTTTTGTTATTTGAATGATGTAGCAATTGCTATACGAAAACAAAAAGAGGAAAACCCCAATATAAATGCGCTTATCATTGACTTGGATTTGCACCAAGGGAATGGAAATTCGTATATTTTCCAATATGATGACAAAGTTTTCACATTTTCGATGCATCAAGGAAATCTTTACCCAAAGAAAGAAGTATCTAACTTAGATGTAAATTTAGAACCAAATACAAAGGATGATGAGTATCTAACTACATTAGAAACATCACTGAATCAAATTCGGAAAGATTTTGACTCCAATATAATTTATTATGTTGCAGGAGCTGATCCTTATGAAGATGATTCTCTTGGAGAATTAAAAGTTTCCATGAAAGGTCTAAAAGAACGTGATTTGATGGTTCGTAAGTTTGCTGAGTCTCTGGGTGTCCCATGCGTTGTGACTCTTGCGGGCGGTTATGCTCGTGACTTTCGAGACACTGTTGAAATTCATTTTAATACTATCACTGCATTTGGTGAAAAGTAA
- a CDS encoding sterol desaturase family protein, with product MRLIETIAPIYILLMLAEVIYTRFKKQDYYFYEDSLADLSLGVLSRIFDGVILLALVFVYNALYQISWGAEFLSKVFLSPSSAAHWIVLFVLLDFLFYWAHRYSHEIKVLWASHVVHHSSEEFNLSVALRQSFVRNIGIGLFYLPLALLGFPVESYLIIDALNRTYQFWVHTRSIGKLPTWFEYVFVTPSHHRVHHAMNPEYIDRNYGGVFIFWDRIFGTFCEETKEPRYGLVSQLKTYDPVTAELHVFRDLFSDLIHTKNKWQGLVSFFSYPSVRPDDFQNAIDRGVRDPKVWLSHHRGEIAYKALEPQYRRKSGSFLYRSFLLFSFLVPTTLTLYFLKRMHLFSLGEIVSVFVLLVFSFISLGRLLEGNKDWLRFEIPKYFSWLVLLVYFFL from the coding sequence ATGAGACTTATTGAAACCATTGCCCCCATTTATATTCTACTCATGTTGGCTGAGGTTATCTATACTCGGTTTAAGAAACAGGATTATTATTTTTACGAAGATTCTTTGGCTGATTTGAGTTTAGGAGTTCTTAGTCGCATTTTTGATGGTGTCATTCTACTCGCATTAGTTTTTGTTTATAACGCCTTATACCAAATCTCTTGGGGTGCCGAGTTTCTTTCCAAAGTTTTTTTATCTCCCAGTTCGGCTGCACATTGGATTGTTTTATTCGTTCTACTTGATTTTTTATTCTACTGGGCTCATAGATACAGTCATGAAATCAAAGTTTTGTGGGCCTCTCATGTAGTTCATCATTCTAGTGAAGAGTTTAATCTATCGGTGGCTCTTAGGCAATCCTTTGTTCGGAACATTGGGATTGGACTTTTTTATTTGCCTTTGGCTCTTCTCGGATTCCCGGTAGAATCTTATTTAATTATCGATGCACTCAATCGTACGTATCAATTTTGGGTTCATACTCGTTCCATTGGAAAACTTCCTACTTGGTTTGAGTATGTGTTTGTCACTCCATCGCATCATAGAGTTCATCATGCTATGAATCCAGAATACATTGATAGAAATTATGGCGGGGTATTTATCTTTTGGGATCGAATTTTTGGAACCTTTTGCGAGGAAACCAAAGAACCCAGATATGGACTTGTTTCTCAATTGAAGACTTATGATCCTGTCACTGCAGAATTACATGTGTTTCGAGATTTGTTTTCGGATTTAATTCATACAAAAAACAAATGGCAGGGACTCGTTTCCTTTTTCTCTTATCCATCGGTAAGACCCGATGATTTTCAGAATGCGATTGATCGTGGTGTGAGAGATCCAAAGGTGTGGTTAAGTCATCACAGAGGGGAGATTGCTTATAAGGCTCTGGAACCGCAATACAGACGTAAGTCTGGGAGTTTCTTGTACAGGTCCTTTTTGTTATTTTCTTTTCTAGTTCCGACAACTTTGACTTTGTATTTTCTGAAACGAATGCATTTATTTTCTTTAGGAGAGATTGTTTCTGTCTTTGTCCTCCTGGTTTTTTCCTTCATTTCTCTGGGCCGACTTTTGGAAGGAAATAAGGATTGGCTTCGTTTTGAGATTCCAAAATATTTTTCTTGGCTTGTGCTTTTGGTCTATTTTTTCTTATAG
- a CDS encoding VOC family protein has protein sequence MKYLHTMIRVLDLDRALHFFVEVLGLKVTRRNEHPEGKFTLVFLSTGEADAPEIELTYNWGQTEPYTTGRNFGHLAYEVDNIYETCAQIQKMGITINRPPRDGRMAFVRSPDLISIELLQKGKSLPLTEPWLSMPNTGEW, from the coding sequence ATGAAATATTTACACACAATGATTCGAGTTTTGGATTTGGACCGAGCTCTCCATTTTTTTGTGGAGGTCCTTGGACTCAAAGTAACCCGAAGGAATGAACATCCTGAAGGTAAATTTACTTTGGTGTTTTTATCTACTGGCGAAGCAGATGCACCAGAGATCGAACTTACTTACAACTGGGGACAAACCGAACCTTATACAACTGGAAGGAATTTTGGACATCTAGCTTACGAAGTAGATAACATTTATGAAACTTGTGCGCAGATTCAAAAGATGGGAATTACTATCAATCGGCCTCCAAGGGATGGTCGTATGGCATTTGTTAGGTCTCCAGATTTAATCTCTATTGAACTTCTCCAGAAAGGAAAATCTCTACCTCTAACGGAACCTTGGCTTTCTATGCCAAATACAGGTGAGTGGTAA
- a CDS encoding ABC-type transport auxiliary lipoprotein, LBF_0736 family, with protein sequence MKALIRFILFTGLLFFLSQCFGVSKTFPEKRFYLIEPGETKQLFPAAKPRTFIVRKVFISQKFEGKEFVYRKENAVYESDFYNGFFIPPSHNFKEELVRSLLKSGNFEWDASIHTRVNITHYIELNLTQMYGDFRTKEPKAVIEFEVVVYEDKDSVSTPVFRKTYKQIQSIEKKEPEALVLGWNLGLTNAFNELNADLSNKLK encoded by the coding sequence ATGAAAGCCTTAATCCGTTTTATACTTTTTACTGGACTACTTTTTTTTCTTAGCCAATGTTTTGGTGTCAGTAAAACCTTTCCTGAAAAAAGATTTTATTTAATAGAACCTGGTGAAACCAAACAATTGTTTCCTGCTGCAAAACCGAGAACTTTCATTGTTCGTAAGGTTTTTATATCCCAGAAATTTGAAGGAAAAGAATTTGTATATCGTAAAGAAAATGCTGTATACGAATCTGATTTTTATAATGGATTTTTTATTCCACCGTCTCATAACTTCAAGGAAGAGTTAGTTCGATCACTTTTAAAGTCAGGCAACTTTGAGTGGGATGCAAGTATCCATACAAGAGTCAATATCACTCATTATATTGAATTGAATCTCACACAAATGTATGGCGATTTCCGTACCAAAGAACCAAAAGCAGTCATTGAGTTTGAAGTTGTTGTCTATGAAGATAAAGATTCTGTCTCTACTCCTGTTTTTAGAAAGACATATAAACAAATTCAATCTATCGAGAAAAAAGAACCGGAAGCTTTAGTTCTTGGCTGGAATCTTGGCCTTACCAACGCATTCAACGAGTTGAACGCTGATCTAAGTAATAAATTAAAATAA
- a CDS encoding MlaD family protein, producing the protein MNQSSKIYFKVGVFVLVSFFTLILFLIVFTAGNIFQRSVSLETYFDESVQGLDIGSPVKHRGVKVGTVQEITFVQNEYSEKLNHDTELRYGRYVLIKMSVPDFVKGVYGDDLKRTVQRMIQSGLRVRLASQGLTGTAYLEVDYLNPEKNPPLSIEWEPKTIYIPSAPSTISRFTASVDKFFDKVEKADVDKILLGVGELIRNLNQTIQEAKLGELARESTGLLMDLRKTNAEVKALIASPETQGLPKKLDTSVTQLQTTLRRLDTLLASNQGDISTSIENLRIASEDLKEVTANAKKYPSQFLFGEAPNKSKLWK; encoded by the coding sequence ATGAATCAATCAAGTAAAATCTATTTTAAAGTTGGGGTCTTCGTCCTAGTTAGTTTTTTTACACTCATTTTGTTTCTGATCGTTTTTACTGCCGGAAATATCTTTCAAAGATCAGTTAGTTTAGAAACCTATTTTGATGAATCCGTACAAGGTTTGGATATTGGATCACCAGTTAAACACCGTGGTGTAAAAGTTGGTACAGTCCAAGAAATTACTTTCGTTCAAAATGAATATTCCGAAAAACTAAACCACGACACTGAACTTAGATATGGTAGATATGTTTTGATAAAAATGTCCGTCCCTGACTTTGTGAAAGGAGTATATGGCGACGATTTGAAGAGAACGGTCCAACGAATGATTCAAAGTGGTCTTCGTGTACGTCTCGCCTCACAAGGGTTAACTGGAACGGCTTACTTGGAAGTGGATTACCTAAATCCGGAAAAGAATCCTCCTTTGTCCATCGAGTGGGAACCAAAAACAATTTATATTCCTTCCGCACCAAGTACTATCTCTAGGTTTACTGCCTCCGTGGATAAGTTTTTTGATAAAGTCGAAAAGGCGGATGTGGATAAAATTCTTTTGGGTGTTGGTGAACTCATTCGAAATTTGAATCAAACAATTCAGGAAGCCAAACTCGGAGAACTAGCTCGTGAATCAACGGGTTTGCTTATGGATTTGCGTAAGACAAACGCAGAAGTAAAGGCCCTCATTGCAAGTCCTGAGACCCAAGGGTTGCCAAAAAAACTGGATACATCCGTAACCCAATTGCAAACAACACTAAGGCGATTGGACACATTACTTGCTTCGAACCAAGGTGATATTTCTACATCGATTGAAAATTTGCGAATTGCTTCAGAAGATCTAAAAGAAGTCACTGCAAATGCTAAAAAATATCCATCACAGTTTCTCTTCGGAGAAGCACCAAACAAGTCTAAACTCTGGAAATAA
- a CDS encoding SpoIIE family protein phosphatase, whose protein sequence is MSEYSFKPEILIIDDDTEICETLELIINGLGYFVRYFTNPLQGLEYFEGERNPIVFLDVNMPQTSGLDLLQKIKAYDSKTQVLMMTGEHDIQTVVSSLYHRASDFILKPFHTKSIEAAISRAFEYYNFLKDKESMDESIKRDLRLAAKIQTKTMNLPQLNHKIFADIKPVSFVSGDFFQVLPLDEDRTLILMGDIEGHGVTSGLIAILMTTIHRELVRTTTIAPSDLLSRLNRELCNEIGTHSMTAISIVVDHVKKKITYARGGHPFPIVFQKESRAPLILHDQSGQILGILKDMEFAENEIQVEEGDILFLYSDGLLASSTHPLVQTLIQLPGGASRVEGMKTEITNYIQYLETSSKASDDISYLLLEI, encoded by the coding sequence ATGTCCGAATATTCTTTTAAACCCGAGATTCTAATCATAGACGATGATACAGAAATCTGCGAAACCTTAGAACTTATTATTAATGGATTAGGTTATTTTGTAAGGTATTTTACTAACCCACTTCAAGGTTTGGAATACTTCGAAGGAGAACGTAATCCGATTGTTTTCCTAGATGTCAACATGCCACAGACTTCAGGTCTGGATCTGTTGCAGAAGATCAAAGCCTATGATTCCAAAACCCAAGTCCTAATGATGACAGGGGAACACGATATTCAGACGGTTGTTTCCTCACTTTACCATAGAGCTTCTGATTTTATTTTAAAACCCTTTCACACGAAATCCATTGAGGCCGCAATTTCTCGTGCATTTGAATATTATAATTTTCTAAAAGATAAAGAATCGATGGATGAGTCCATTAAACGTGATCTACGACTTGCCGCTAAGATTCAAACAAAAACAATGAATCTGCCTCAATTAAATCACAAAATATTTGCTGATATCAAACCAGTCAGTTTTGTATCAGGTGATTTTTTCCAAGTACTACCTTTGGATGAAGATCGGACTTTGATTTTGATGGGTGATATTGAAGGCCATGGAGTTACGTCAGGACTGATCGCAATTCTTATGACTACTATTCATAGAGAATTGGTTCGAACAACAACGATAGCACCTTCTGATTTACTTTCTCGTTTGAACAGAGAACTTTGTAATGAAATTGGAACTCATAGTATGACAGCCATTAGTATCGTTGTTGACCATGTTAAGAAAAAAATTACTTATGCACGGGGTGGTCATCCTTTTCCCATTGTATTTCAAAAAGAGTCGCGTGCTCCTTTGATTTTACATGACCAATCCGGTCAAATTTTAGGTATTCTTAAGGATATGGAATTTGCAGAAAATGAAATCCAGGTAGAAGAAGGGGACATTCTCTTTTTGTATTCGGACGGATTACTTGCTTCTAGTACCCATCCTTTGGTTCAAACCTTAATCCAACTTCCTGGTGGTGCCAGTCGGGTGGAAGGTATGAAAACAGAGATAACAAACTATATCCAATATCTAGAAACATCCTCTAAAGCTTCGGATGACATATCTTATTTACTTCTAGAGATTTGA
- a CDS encoding putative lipoprotein produces the protein MIKHLSVVSVIAVLISFNNCSFLDSASGSASRLGVSVSDSASALVKSVSNSISSISDEGKEKAMKEYKEDVIASVALQIRYENQKQELENQLSAIAKSHGVVAWRSNSSTYIAIGQGLKQANLSPSEMKAVTTDVAKQNVKVAKLILNGYNL, from the coding sequence ATGATCAAACATTTGAGTGTAGTTTCCGTAATTGCGGTACTAATATCATTTAACAACTGTTCTTTCTTGGATTCTGCTTCTGGTAGTGCTAGCCGTTTAGGTGTCTCTGTATCTGATTCGGCATCTGCCCTTGTAAAATCAGTATCTAACAGTATTTCTTCTATTTCTGATGAAGGAAAAGAAAAGGCAATGAAAGAGTACAAAGAAGATGTAATTGCCAGTGTTGCATTACAAATTCGTTACGAAAACCAAAAACAAGAATTAGAAAACCAACTCTCTGCAATCGCAAAATCACACGGTGTTGTGGCATGGAGATCCAATAGCTCAACTTACATAGCCATTGGACAAGGACTCAAACAAGCAAACCTCTCTCCTTCGGAAATGAAAGCGGTAACAACAGACGTAGCAAAACAAAACGTTAAGGTCGCAAAACTGATCTTAAACGGGTACAATCTATAA
- a CDS encoding aminoacetone oxidase family FAD-binding enzyme: MQKKPKIAIIGAGASGCFAALQIFEELQGLCEIQIFEKSKEPLSKLRISGGGRCNVTHNLFDPELLSEKYPRGNKELRWAFESFAPKDTILWFQKRGVTLKAEADGRMFPTTDSSDTIIQCFLTELKTKKIPIHFEQGLVGIYSSQVSGQTKGFRVLWEGGVEEHFDIVVLATGSNRKIWSIAEKLGHKIITPVPSLFTLTLENTDLMELTGLVVPNCEIKVLPKGKPQKGPLLITHWGLSGPCALRLSAWEARTLFEADYKVDLSVNWVFGKQTQSIEEDYLSKKEKTPADKLAPDPEWKLPSRFWDWILKESKIQINKRYSDISKSEIRVLSLSLTQTKLRMVAKGVFKEEFVTAGGVSRKDIQFQTMESKLCPGLFFTGEVIDVDGITGGFNFQNAWTTATIAARGIRKTTVT; encoded by the coding sequence TTGCAAAAGAAACCGAAAATTGCAATCATAGGCGCTGGGGCTTCTGGTTGTTTTGCAGCCTTACAAATTTTCGAAGAATTACAAGGTTTGTGCGAGATTCAAATCTTCGAAAAATCAAAAGAACCTTTATCTAAACTTCGGATATCTGGTGGTGGGAGATGTAATGTCACCCATAATCTTTTTGATCCAGAACTTCTTTCCGAGAAGTATCCCCGAGGAAATAAAGAACTACGTTGGGCGTTTGAAAGTTTTGCACCAAAAGATACAATTCTTTGGTTTCAAAAAAGGGGAGTAACTCTCAAAGCCGAAGCCGATGGCAGAATGTTTCCAACAACAGACAGTTCTGATACTATCATCCAATGTTTTTTAACTGAGTTAAAAACAAAGAAAATTCCAATCCACTTTGAACAAGGGTTAGTTGGAATATATTCAAGTCAGGTCTCTGGCCAAACAAAAGGATTTAGAGTTTTATGGGAAGGAGGAGTGGAAGAGCACTTTGATATAGTTGTTCTTGCTACTGGATCCAATCGAAAAATTTGGAGTATTGCAGAAAAATTGGGGCATAAAATCATCACACCTGTTCCGTCACTCTTTACATTGACTTTAGAAAATACGGATCTTATGGAACTGACAGGTCTTGTTGTACCTAATTGTGAAATCAAAGTGTTACCAAAAGGAAAACCGCAGAAGGGACCATTGCTTATCACACACTGGGGGCTCAGTGGGCCTTGTGCCCTTCGTTTGTCTGCTTGGGAGGCCCGCACTTTATTTGAAGCCGATTACAAAGTGGATCTATCTGTGAACTGGGTATTCGGAAAACAGACCCAAAGTATAGAAGAGGATTATTTATCTAAAAAAGAAAAAACACCGGCAGACAAATTAGCACCCGATCCGGAATGGAAATTGCCTTCTCGGTTTTGGGATTGGATTTTAAAAGAATCGAAAATACAAATAAACAAACGTTACTCGGATATTTCGAAATCTGAAATTCGGGTTTTAAGTTTATCTTTAACCCAGACCAAACTCCGAATGGTGGCCAAAGGAGTGTTTAAGGAAGAGTTTGTGACTGCGGGTGGTGTTTCTAGAAAAGACATTCAGTTCCAAACCATGGAAAGTAAACTTTGCCCCGGACTTTTTTTTACCGGTGAGGTGATCGACGTAGATGGAATTACTGGAGGTTTTAATTTTCAGAATGCCTGGACTACAGCAACCATCGCAGCCCGAGGCATTCGTAAAACAACTGTTACTTAA